One Nocardioides dongkuii genomic window, CCCCGGCGCAGCTGCCAGACGCCGCCCGCGAGCGCGAGGACGGCGACCGCGAGCAGCAGCGCGTGCACGGACGTGCCGCCTTGCCGCAGCCCGAGGGTCTCGGTGTAGCCGAACAGGCCGGAGCCGGCGAGCAGCCCGCTGGGCCGCCAGTTGCCGAAGATCATCGCGGCGAGGCCGATGTAGCCGCGGCCGCCGGTCTGGCCGTCGCGGTAGTTCGAGGACGCCACCATCGCGAGGAAGCCGCCCGCGAGTCCCGCGAGCCCGCCGGAGATCAGCACCGCGGCGAACTTGTAGCGCATCACCTTGACGCCCAGCGACTCCGCGGCGGCCGGGCTCTCGCCGACCGAGCGCAGCCGGAGGCCGAAGGACGTCCGCCACAAGATGTACCAGGTCGCGACCAGCAGCAGCATCGCCACGATGACGAGCGAGGAGAGGTTGGTGCACAGCGCCCGCAGGATCGCGGCCACGTCGGCGACGAAGAAGATGTCGGTGTCCTCGACGTCCTTGAGCGCGTCGCTCAGTGGCCCGATCGTCACGGTGGGCACGTCGCCGATCTTCGGCGACTGCGTCTGGCCGCCGCCGGGCAGACCGATGAAGGTCAGCGCGGCGAGGTACTGGACGGCGCCGAGCGCGATGATGTTGATCGCGACACCGGAGATGAT contains:
- a CDS encoding ABC transporter permease, producing MSVPATASGTTAGTGTETVKAGRGRKLPRYWVLLAVVGVVLVLSLLRVITGAEDLTSSGTIIAALIAIVPIMLAGLGGLWSERAGVVNIGLEGMMILGTWGAGYFGYHHGAYAGVAGAILMGMLGGLVHAVATVIFGVDHIISGVAINIIALGAVQYLAALTFIGLPGGGQTQSPKIGDVPTVTIGPLSDALKDVEDTDIFFVADVAAILRALCTNLSSLVIVAMLLLVATWYILWRTSFGLRLRSVGESPAAAESLGVKVMRYKFAAVLISGGLAGLAGGFLAMVASSNYRDGQTGGRGYIGLAAMIFGNWRPSGLLAGSGLFGYTETLGLRQGGTSVHALLLAVAVLALAGGVWQLRRGQAVSGAVIVGVGALVGALYFAIDEVPRDFSSMTPYVITLLVLAFASQRLRMPAADGQVYRKGSAG